A window of Pseudomonadota bacterium genomic DNA:
CGTATTTGCATCCGGAGCACAAGCTCGAAGGGGCCGCCCAGGATTTTCACCGCGTCGAGATCTGGATCGACGTCGCAGTGGGCGCCATCACGTTCACCGGCTCGGTTGTGGCCTGGGCCAAGCTGCGCGGCACGATCGGAGGCAAGCCACTTCTCATGCCCGGACGACACGTGCTCAACCTGTTGGTGGCGCTGGGATCGATCGGTTTGGTCTTTCCCTTTCTGCAGCTTCCGGTCGAGCAGGGTCTCAACTACCTTTTGATCATGACGGGCCTGACCCTGTTCCTGGGCTGGCACCTGGTCATGGCCATCGGCGGCGCAGACATGCCGGTCGCTGTTTCGCTGCTCAACAGCTATTCCGGCTGGGCCGCCTCTGCAGCGGGCTTTACCCTGTCCAACGATCTACTGATCGTGACCGGCGCGCTAGTAGGCTCGAGCGGCGCCATTCTCTCTATCATCATGTGCCGCGCCATGAACCGTTCGATCATGAACGTCGTGTTTGGTGGCTTTGGCACGCAGGAGGGGGCCGTACCCGCCGCGGGCGGCGAGGATCAGGGGGAGATCCAAGAGACCTCGGCCGATGGGCTGGCCGAAGAGCTCAAGGCGGCCAAGCAGGTGATCGTGGTGCCGGGCTACGGTATGGCCGTCGCACGTGCCCAGCACGGGGTCTACGATCTGTGTCAGAAGCTCAAAAAAAGGGGCTGCACGGTGCTCTTCGCCATCCACCCGGTCGCCGGCCGGTTGCCAGGTCACATGAACGTGCTGCTGGCCGAGGCGGGAGTGCCCTACGACATCGTGCAGGAGATGGAGGAGATCAATCCGGTGTTCGACCGTACCGACGTGGTCTTGGTCATTGGAGCCAACGACATCGTCAACCCGGGGGCGCTGGACGACACCTCGAGCGCCATCTACGGCATGCCGGTGCTCGAAGCCTGGCACGCCAAACGCGTCGTCGTCTTCAAACGCAGCATGGCCGCAGGTTACGCCGGTGTCGAAAACCCGTTGTTCTTCCTCGACAACACGCGCATGCTCTTCGGCGACGCCAAGAAGAGTGTGGACAGCCTGGTCAGCCAAGTAAGCTAGATGTCATCGGCGGAAGTCATAAACCATT
This region includes:
- a CDS encoding NAD(P)(+) transhydrogenase (Re/Si-specific) subunit beta encodes the protein YLHPEHKLEGAAQDFHRVEIWIDVAVGAITFTGSVVAWAKLRGTIGGKPLLMPGRHVLNLLVALGSIGLVFPFLQLPVEQGLNYLLIMTGLTLFLGWHLVMAIGGADMPVAVSLLNSYSGWAASAAGFTLSNDLLIVTGALVGSSGAILSIIMCRAMNRSIMNVVFGGFGTQEGAVPAAGGEDQGEIQETSADGLAEELKAAKQVIVVPGYGMAVARAQHGVYDLCQKLKKRGCTVLFAIHPVAGRLPGHMNVLLAEAGVPYDIVQEMEEINPVFDRTDVVLVIGANDIVNPGALDDTSSAIYGMPVLEAWHAKRVVVFKRSMAAGYAGVENPLFFLDNTRMLFGDAKKSVDSLVSQVS